The Bacteroidota bacterium genome includes a region encoding these proteins:
- a CDS encoding T9SS type A sorting domain-containing protein — MRRHKSPNLSRSSELFNGIDDNCNDTIDENFVEIFTLNNEPYLNISPNPNTGTFNLHYNAQIGGTSPLKGGPRGVTLQIFNSLGQQIYSQELISSNGNINETISLQNLSSGIYFVKINNVQQKLIIE; from the coding sequence TTGCGACGACACAAATCCCCTAATTTATCCCGGAGCTCTGAACTGTTTAATGGCATCGACGATAATTGTAACGATACCATAGATGAAAATTTTGTTGAAATATTTACATTAAATAATGAGCCTTACCTAAATATTTCACCAAATCCAAACACCGGAACATTTAATTTGCACTACAACGCTCAAATCGGAGGAACTTCCCCCCTCAAGGGGGGACCAAGGGGGGTGACCCTCCAAATCTTCAACTCCCTCGGCCAGCAAATCTATTCCCAAGAATTAATTTCATCCAACGGAAATATCAACGAAACAATCTCCCTACAAAATTTAAGCAGCGGAATTTATTTCGTAAAAATTAATAATGTTCAGCAAAAATTAATTATCGAATAA
- a CDS encoding putative metal-binding motif-containing protein translates to MKIFAFLAAVCFVSIAFSQAPAIQWQNTIGGDSSDWGHTVIKALDGGFYLGGGSKSDISGDKSENIIGDGYDFYDWDCECYIHFNAEDYWLVKTDVFGNVEWDLTIGGDGLDAFTSLQQTPDGGLILGGISNSDISGNKSENSWGDSYDYWVVKLDSNHNIIWQNTIGGIEDDYLSVVQFTADGGYILGGQSDSDSTGDKTENRLGACCHSDMWIVKLKPDGEIEWQNTIGGDNFEALGSISQTSDGGYIISGSSQSDISFDKTENSNGGTDYWIVKLDSLGEVEWDKTIGGENSEIGGQSIQTFDGGYFIFGSSNSEVSGDKNETYTGEIINYDFWVIKLNSDLIIEWQNTIGGISRDILYTGIQTIDGGYLIAGNTSSPISGDKTESNIGEDDIWIINLDSVGNILWQNIIGGVEDDFVGEIIQIEDNGYILNCTSNSPISGDKAESNSDYDYWVIKLSPPCDTLFTEECNGYDDNCNGIIDEGFSLYTLYMDNDDDNFGNPGIEIISCLESITGYVTDNSDCNDSDSLIFPGSPEICNNIDDNCNLFIDEGLPENTFFQDADGDLYGNILIDTISCSDLIPGFVSDNTDCDDTNPLIYPGALNCLMASTIIVTIP, encoded by the coding sequence ATGAAAATATTTGCATTTCTTGCAGCGGTCTGTTTTGTGAGTATTGCCTTTTCACAGGCCCCTGCAATTCAATGGCAAAATACTATTGGAGGAGATAGTAGTGACTGGGGACACACAGTTATTAAAGCATTAGATGGTGGATTTTATTTAGGAGGCGGTTCAAAATCTGATATTTCAGGAGATAAAAGTGAAAATATAATTGGCGATGGATATGACTTTTACGATTGGGATTGTGAATGTTATATACATTTTAACGCCGAAGATTATTGGTTAGTAAAAACGGATGTTTTTGGAAATGTGGAATGGGATTTAACTATAGGTGGTGATGGTTTGGATGCTTTTACAAGTTTGCAACAAACTCCTGATGGCGGGCTCATTTTAGGTGGAATTTCAAATTCAGATATTTCTGGAAATAAAAGTGAAAATTCATGGGGCGATAGTTATGATTATTGGGTTGTAAAACTAGATTCTAATCACAATATTATCTGGCAAAATACCATTGGTGGAATTGAAGATGATTATTTAAGTGTAGTTCAATTTACTGCTGACGGTGGGTATATATTAGGAGGTCAATCTGATTCTGATTCAACAGGAGACAAAACAGAAAATAGACTTGGCGCATGTTGCCATTCTGATATGTGGATAGTTAAATTAAAGCCAGACGGGGAAATTGAATGGCAAAACACAATCGGAGGTGACAACTTTGAAGCACTGGGTAGTATTTCACAAACCTCGGATGGTGGCTATATTATAAGTGGGTCATCTCAATCTGATATTAGTTTTGATAAAACCGAAAATTCTAATGGTGGTACTGATTATTGGATTGTTAAACTGGATTCATTGGGTGAAGTTGAATGGGACAAAACTATTGGTGGTGAGAATTCTGAAATTGGAGGACAATCAATTCAAACTTTTGATGGAGGATATTTTATTTTTGGATCATCAAACTCAGAGGTGTCAGGTGATAAAAATGAAACTTATACCGGCGAAATTATTAATTATGATTTTTGGGTAATTAAATTAAATTCAGATTTAATAATTGAATGGCAAAACACCATTGGCGGAATCTCTCGTGATATCTTATATACTGGAATTCAAACTATAGACGGTGGTTATCTTATTGCAGGAAATACATCTTCTCCCATTTCTGGTGATAAAACAGAATCTAATATTGGAGAAGATGACATCTGGATAATTAATCTCGATTCGGTCGGAAATATTTTATGGCAGAATATTATCGGGGGTGTTGAGGACGATTTTGTAGGTGAAATCATACAAATTGAAGATAATGGATATATTTTAAATTGCACCTCTAATTCCCCTATTTCCGGTGACAAAGCAGAAAGTAATAGTGACTACGATTATTGGGTAATTAAATTATCTCCTCCATGCGATACTTTATTTACAGAGGAATGTAATGGATACGATGATAATTGTAATGGTATTATCGACGAAGGATTTTCATTATATACTTTATATATGGATAATGATGATGATAATTTCGGTAATCCCGGTATTGAAATAATTTCGTGTTTAGAATCAATAACTGGTTATGTTACTGACAACTCAGATTGTAATGATAGTGATTCTCTAATTTTTCCCGGAAGCCCTGAAATATGTAACAACATAGATGATAATTGTAATTTATTTATAGATGAAGGATTACCGGAAAATACTTTTTTCCAGGATGCTGATGGCGACCTTTATGGCAATATCTTAATTGACACAATTTCATGTAGTGATTTAATACCCGGTTTCGTCTCCGACAACACCGATTGCGACGACACAAATCCCCTAATTTATCCCGGAGCTCTGAACTGTTTAATGGCATCGACGATAATTGTAACGATACCATAG
- a CDS encoding T9SS type A sorting domain-containing protein, translating to MKKIILKLIVLLNSLFIAQYSFCQAPDIEWQNTIGGSAGDGGYGIDQTTDGGYIVGGYSSSGISGDKSETAMGTDFWILQLNSNGNIVWQNTIGGSGEDILTSIEQTTDEGFIIGGYSDSGVSGDKTEASNGGNDYFIIKLNKNGSINWQNTIGGSADDKLSAIHQTTDGGYIVSGWSRSGITGDKTEPNMGVTLTYADMWILKLDSDGNIIWQNTIGGSSSDFAHNIAETTDGGFIIADASYSGITGDKSEPLIGQQDFWVIKLNATGSIEWQNTIGGTDQDYLYSVAQTSDGGYILGGWSRSGISGDKTEPNIAGIVTYDYWIVKLNSVGAIIWQNTIGGGSEDWLSMVIQTNDDGYLVGGYSTSSWLGDKEETCYGNFDIWILKLNPDGTIAWQNTIGGSSDDKVYSIEQTNDNGYVLCGHSYSNIGVDKTENSLGLYDYWIIKLYPECSPTAETCNTLDDNCNGVVDEDVIETISISPGGATTFCQGNTVLLSATYSGTSVQWKKNGVNIPGATSSTYSVNKSGNYAAVTTSLCGTATSSTIIVTVSKNPNASISADGATTFCAGGNVTLTEIPIAGCSYQWYKGASAIAGATSTNYIATTAGNYKCRVTKTASGCFKNSNIISVSVPCKEGEELINNNSISIFPNPNNGTFTINFSSKEGESTFDVASGSINIFNSLGQQIYSQQFDSPDGIAPEVIKLSNISPGIYIVRFFSLSLEDNNLTFYEQKLIVE from the coding sequence ATGAAAAAAATAATACTCAAATTAATTGTTTTATTAAACTCATTATTCATTGCACAATACTCATTTTGTCAAGCTCCGGATATTGAATGGCAAAATACAATTGGAGGAAGCGCAGGAGACGGTGGATATGGTATTGATCAGACAACAGATGGTGGATATATTGTTGGTGGATATTCTTCCTCCGGTATAAGTGGAGATAAATCTGAAACTGCTATGGGTACGGATTTTTGGATTCTTCAATTAAATTCAAATGGAAATATTGTTTGGCAAAATACAATAGGTGGATCAGGTGAAGATATTCTTACCTCAATTGAGCAAACTACAGATGAAGGGTTTATTATTGGTGGTTATTCTGATTCCGGAGTATCGGGTGACAAAACGGAAGCGTCAAATGGGGGTAATGATTATTTCATAATTAAATTAAATAAAAACGGATCAATCAACTGGCAGAACACAATTGGTGGATCTGCAGACGATAAATTATCTGCTATACATCAAACTACAGATGGGGGTTATATTGTCAGTGGTTGGTCGAGATCAGGGATCACTGGTGATAAAACCGAACCCAATATGGGGGTTACTTTAACTTATGCAGATATGTGGATATTAAAACTGGATTCTGATGGTAATATAATTTGGCAGAATACGATAGGTGGTAGTTCAAGTGATTTCGCACATAATATTGCAGAAACAACAGATGGCGGTTTTATAATTGCAGATGCATCTTATTCCGGTATCACTGGTGATAAGTCTGAACCATTGATTGGTCAGCAGGATTTTTGGGTGATCAAATTAAATGCGACAGGTAGCATAGAATGGCAAAATACAATTGGCGGAACCGATCAGGATTATCTGTATAGCGTTGCTCAAACTTCAGACGGGGGCTATATTTTAGGTGGTTGGTCGCGGTCAGGAATTTCCGGAGATAAGACAGAGCCAAATATAGCTGGTATTGTAACTTATGACTATTGGATAGTTAAATTAAATAGTGTTGGTGCAATTATATGGCAAAATACAATTGGTGGAGGTTCAGAAGATTGGTTGAGTATGGTAATTCAAACAAATGATGATGGATATTTGGTTGGCGGTTATTCAACTTCAAGCTGGTTAGGCGATAAAGAAGAAACTTGTTATGGAAATTTTGATATTTGGATTTTAAAATTGAATCCGGACGGAACCATTGCATGGCAAAATACAATAGGAGGCTCCAGCGATGACAAAGTTTATTCCATTGAACAAACCAATGATAATGGTTATGTTTTATGTGGCCATTCATATTCAAATATTGGTGTTGATAAAACTGAGAATAGTTTGGGTTTATATGATTATTGGATAATCAAATTATATCCTGAATGTTCACCAACAGCAGAAACCTGCAACACACTCGATGATAATTGTAACGGTGTAGTTGACGAAGATGTAATCGAAACAATTAGTATCTCCCCAGGTGGTGCAACAACATTCTGCCAGGGAAATACCGTTTTATTATCCGCAACTTATTCCGGCACATCTGTGCAATGGAAAAAGAACGGAGTAAATATTCCAGGTGCAACATCTTCAACTTATTCCGTAAATAAATCGGGAAATTATGCTGCAGTTACAACATCACTATGTGGAACTGCAACATCATCCACTATAATTGTTACAGTTAGCAAAAACCCCAACGCAAGTATTTCAGCCGATGGTGCGACAACTTTTTGCGCTGGTGGTAATGTAACATTAACTGAAATTCCTATTGCAGGTTGTTCCTATCAATGGTATAAAGGAGCAAGCGCAATTGCGGGAGCAACATCCACAAATTATATAGCTACAACAGCCGGAAATTATAAATGTCGTGTTACAAAAACAGCGAGTGGATGTTTTAAAAATTCAAATATAATTTCTGTTTCTGTGCCTTGTAAAGAAGGGGAAGAATTAATAAATAATAATTCTATTTCCATCTTCCCCAATCCCAATAATGGGACTTTTACAATAAACTTTAGCTCCAAAGAAGGGGAATCTACCTTTGATGTTGCATCAGGCTCCATAAATATCTTTAATTCTTTAGGCCAACAAATTTATTCGCAACAATTCGATTCTCCAGACGGGATTGCTCCTGAAGTAATTAAATTAAGTAATATATCACCCGGAATTTACATAGTAAGGTTTTTTAGTTTATCTTTAGAGGATAATAATTTAACTTTTTACGAGCAAAAATTAATTGTTGAATAA
- a CDS encoding T9SS type A sorting domain-containing protein, which yields MTKIFLLSPIFILFSVFNISAQAPPIEWQKTIGGDLADFLQVVNTTSDGGYLFAGYSYSNISGNKTEGPMGNADYWIVRTNSSGTILWQNVIGGSNYDFLTCSQQTADGGFILGGYSSSGISGDKTESNMGEYDYWIIKTDASGNISWQNSIKTNKNDMLTSIAQTADGGYIAGGSSAGGISGDKTESNKGLDDLWILKLNSIGNIEWQNTIGGSSIDLLVSISQTADGGYIVGSSSFSGISVDKTEANIGAYDYWILKLNALGNIVWQNTIGGDNVDALNIVKQTSEGNYIVGGYSTSSLSGDKSEAQIGDSDYWILKLDNLGNILWQNTIGGINKEVLTAIEETSEQEYLINGYSNSGISGDKTELSQGGEFYGDYWVLKLNNFGSIIWQNTIGGNAEDIASGMDITSDGGFILAGSSGSGISGDKSEGLFGVNDFWTVKFGGCVPVTETCNALDDNCNGIIDDGVIETINISALGATTFCQGNTVLLNAIYSGPLVQWKRNGVNIAGAINPTYLVNKTGSYTAVTTSACNSATSSPIIVTVNKNPNASISAGGATTFCAGGSVLLSEVPVAGCSYQWYKGASAIAGATTTNYTATTAGNYKCRVTKIASGCFKNSNAISVTVPCKEGEELINEENNNFTIYPNPNTGTFNLIFTSSTGGTSPLKGGPRGVTTLQIFNSLGQQIHSQQINSTDGNINETISINNLSSGIYFVRLGNENHYSEQKLIIE from the coding sequence ATGACAAAAATATTTCTCCTCAGTCCGATATTTATTTTATTCTCCGTTTTTAATATTTCAGCACAAGCTCCTCCTATCGAATGGCAAAAAACCATAGGTGGCGATCTTGCCGATTTTCTTCAGGTTGTAAACACAACTTCTGACGGAGGATATTTATTTGCCGGTTATTCTTATAGTAATATCTCCGGAAATAAAACGGAAGGCCCAATGGGTAATGCCGATTATTGGATAGTAAGAACCAACAGCAGCGGAACTATCCTTTGGCAAAATGTAATTGGCGGTTCTAATTACGATTTTCTTACATGTTCTCAGCAAACTGCAGATGGCGGATTTATTTTAGGAGGATATTCCAGTTCAGGAATTTCAGGTGATAAAACAGAATCCAATATGGGTGAATACGATTATTGGATAATAAAAACTGATGCTTCCGGTAATATCAGTTGGCAAAATTCTATTAAAACAAATAAAAATGATATGTTGACCTCCATCGCACAAACTGCTGACGGCGGTTATATTGCAGGTGGAAGTTCAGCCGGTGGAATTTCCGGCGATAAAACAGAAAGTAATAAAGGCCTCGACGATCTTTGGATATTAAAATTAAATTCCATCGGAAATATCGAATGGCAAAATACAATAGGTGGCAGCTCTATCGATTTACTTGTTTCCATAAGTCAAACAGCAGATGGCGGATACATAGTAGGCAGCTCCAGTTTCTCCGGAATTTCCGTCGACAAAACAGAAGCAAATATCGGTGCCTATGATTATTGGATTTTAAAATTAAATGCGTTGGGAAATATTGTCTGGCAAAATACCATTGGTGGCGACAATGTTGATGCATTAAATATTGTTAAACAAACATCTGAAGGTAATTATATTGTAGGAGGATATTCTACCTCTTCTTTATCCGGAGATAAATCAGAAGCGCAAATAGGTGATTCGGATTATTGGATATTAAAACTCGACAATTTAGGAAATATCCTCTGGCAAAATACAATTGGCGGAATAAATAAAGAAGTTTTAACAGCGATCGAAGAAACTTCGGAACAGGAATATTTAATAAACGGTTATTCAAATTCTGGTATTAGTGGAGATAAAACTGAATTATCTCAAGGTGGTGAATTTTATGGTGATTATTGGGTATTAAAATTAAATAATTTCGGAAGTATTATATGGCAAAATACTATCGGTGGAAATGCTGAAGACATTGCTTCAGGAATGGATATCACTTCAGATGGAGGATTTATTCTTGCAGGTTCTTCAGGATCCGGTATTTCAGGAGATAAATCGGAAGGACTTTTTGGCGTAAATGATTTTTGGACTGTTAAATTCGGTGGATGTGTGCCGGTTACGGAAACCTGTAACGCACTGGATGATAATTGCAACGGAATTATTGATGATGGTGTAATAGAAACAATTAATATTTCTGCTTTGGGTGCTACAACTTTTTGTCAGGGAAATACTGTTTTGTTAAACGCGATCTATTCCGGCCCACTTGTGCAATGGAAAAGAAATGGAGTTAATATTGCCGGAGCAATTAATCCAACCTATTTAGTAAATAAAACAGGAAGTTATACCGCAGTTACAACGTCTGCTTGTAATTCTGCAACTTCATCACCTATAATTGTCACCGTAAATAAAAATCCCAATGCAAGTATTTCCGCAGGTGGAGCAACTACTTTTTGTGCTGGTGGATCAGTTCTATTATCTGAGGTTCCTGTAGCAGGATGCAGTTATCAATGGTATAAAGGTGCAAGTGCAATTGCAGGTGCAACAACAACAAATTACACCGCAACAACAGCCGGAAATTATAAATGCCGTGTAACAAAAATTGCCTCAGGTTGTTTCAAAAATTCCAATGCAATTTCAGTTACCGTTCCATGCAAAGAAGGGGAGGAGTTAATAAATGAAGAAAATAATAATTTCACCATCTACCCAAATCCCAACACTGGAACATTTAATTTGATCTTCACCTCTTCAACCGGAGGAACTTCCCCCCTCAAGGGGGGACCAAGGGGGGTGACCACGCTCCAAATCTTCAACTCCCTCGGCCAACAAATCCATTCCCAACAAATAAATTCTACCGATGGAAATATAAATGAAACTATTTCTATAAATAATTTATCGAGTGGAATTTATTTTGTGAGGTTAGGAAATGAAAATCATTATTCAGAACAAAAATTAATTATCGAATAA
- a CDS encoding T9SS type A sorting domain-containing protein: protein MKFTPQINWMFLMTCIFYTANGATLGAETSSPLNNYDPILPVYYADFDGDGYGDPFNFLVAPEAPDGFVNNNDDCNDEAFFINPGISEICNNYDDNCNTDIDEGLTFTIYYADEDGDTYGSPEVFINSCQPTPPPGYSNDFTDCNDFYFFANPGASETCNGVDDNCDGNIDEGVIVLFYVDSDGDGYGNPDITLLACTPPPNYILDNTDCNDSEFFINPGAAEICNGIDDNCNAMSDEGLAFYNYFADFDADNFGNPGFIIITCSEIIPDGYTLDNTDCNDSDMNIYPGAVEICNFTDDNCDFLIDEGLPVFTYYADLDGDEYGNIADIIVTCVDGAIPGYVSDSTDCIDTDININPSAIEICNLIDDDCDGATDEDLLMHTYFADADNDDYGDPDADDIFCNVIPPEGYVYDNTDCDDTNPNIYPGSTEIANGLDDDCDQLIDEGIVAISDEDLSDNFIISPNPNSGSFIINYNFPANISGNNYSITIINTSGEMVYSKNLLNTNTKSFELINLDNLSAGIYFLELNDGNKICIKKIVITD from the coding sequence ATGAAATTTACTCCTCAAATAAATTGGATGTTTTTAATGACCTGCATTTTCTATACTGCCAATGGAGCTACATTGGGTGCAGAGACTTCATCGCCATTAAATAATTATGACCCAATTTTACCTGTCTATTATGCCGATTTTGACGGAGATGGATATGGTGATCCCTTTAATTTTCTGGTAGCTCCCGAAGCACCTGATGGATTTGTTAATAATAATGACGACTGCAACGACGAAGCCTTTTTTATTAATCCAGGTATTTCGGAAATTTGTAATAATTATGATGATAATTGTAATACAGACATAGATGAAGGTTTAACTTTCACTATTTATTATGCAGATGAAGACGGGGATACTTATGGTAGTCCGGAAGTATTTATCAATTCCTGCCAGCCCACACCACCTCCCGGTTATTCCAACGATTTTACCGATTGCAACGATTTTTATTTTTTTGCCAACCCGGGCGCTTCAGAAACCTGTAATGGCGTTGATGATAATTGTGATGGCAATATTGATGAAGGAGTAATTGTATTATTTTATGTGGATTCCGATGGGGATGGATATGGAAATCCGGATATTACCCTGCTTGCATGTACTCCACCTCCAAATTACATTTTGGATAACACAGATTGTAACGATTCCGAATTTTTTATAAACCCCGGCGCTGCGGAAATATGCAATGGTATTGACGATAATTGTAATGCGATGTCAGATGAAGGGTTAGCATTTTATAATTATTTTGCCGATTTCGACGCAGATAATTTCGGCAATCCCGGATTTATTATTATTACCTGTTCCGAAATTATTCCCGATGGATATACGCTCGACAATACAGATTGTAACGATTCTGATATGAATATTTATCCAGGTGCTGTTGAAATATGCAATTTTACAGATGACAATTGTGACTTTCTTATTGATGAAGGATTGCCAGTATTCACTTATTATGCGGATCTCGACGGAGATGAATATGGTAATATTGCGGATATAATTGTTACTTGTGTGGATGGTGCTATTCCGGGTTATGTTTCTGATAGTACAGACTGTATTGATACAGATATAAATATTAATCCTTCTGCAATCGAAATATGCAATTTAATCGACGACGATTGCGATGGAGCAACAGATGAAGATCTGTTAATGCATACTTACTTTGCCGATGCAGATAACGATGATTATGGAGATCCTGATGCTGATGATATTTTTTGTAATGTAATTCCACCTGAAGGTTATGTATATGACAATACAGATTGTGATGATACAAATCCAAATATTTATCCCGGCTCGACCGAAATTGCAAACGGACTTGATGATGATTGCGATCAATTAATAGATGAAGGAATAGTAGCAATTTCAGATGAAGACCTTTCCGATAATTTTATTATTTCTCCAAACCCCAATTCCGGATCCTTTATTATTAATTATAATTTCCCTGCTAATATTTCAGGAAATAATTATTCCATAACAATTATAAATACTTCAGGTGAAATGGTATATTCCAAAAACCTCCTGAATACAAACACAAAGTCCTTTGAGTTGATCAACCTCGACAATTTAAGTGCAGGAATATATTTTCTAGAATTGAATGATGGAAATAAAATTTGCATTAAAAAGATCGTGATAACAGATTAA
- a CDS encoding T9SS type A sorting domain-containing protein — translation MKKIIFILILFAGYAESNLFGQAPDIEWQNTIGGSDDDEIFTAEQTDDGGYILGGTSLSGISADKTEASLGWDYWLVKIDAAGEIEWQNTMGGTEFDYLYSVHQTVDGGYILGGQSYSGIGGDKSESHMGDGDIWIVKVNSIGEIEWENTIGGALYENMYSLQVTSDGGYILGAMSASGISGDKTEESNGVTDYWVVKLDVDGNIEWQNSIGGAGTDQLFYIEQTSDYGYILTGSSASGVGGDKTETILGGKDYWVVKLNSSGSIEWQNTIGGAADDKSYAIHQTPDGGYIVGGISISDLSGDKTENGNGGEDYWVLKLNDIGNIEWQNTIGGNGDDELFSAIPTIDGGYLISGTSDSEMSGDKEEENFGEYDYWVVKLFPDGSIHWQNTIGGTGDDILYFSALQSDDEGYLLGGYSTSDSGIDKTEDALGSYDYWILKLYGDECVPVTYYADTDGDDFGDLNNSIDTCFLIAGYVSNALDCDDSDASIYPGATELPDGIDNNCNDTIDEGLVEILNVLEGNHFNIYPNPAINNFIIELTTTLTENLNVEIYNYAGQVIYIKEIQHSITNIEMDDIASGIYFIRVGNHNSYSEKKLIIE, via the coding sequence ATGAAAAAGATCATTTTTATTTTAATTCTGTTTGCCGGATATGCTGAATCAAATTTGTTTGGTCAGGCACCGGATATTGAATGGCAAAACACCATTGGTGGTTCTGATGATGATGAAATATTTACGGCTGAACAAACTGATGACGGCGGTTATATTTTAGGAGGAACTTCTTTAAGTGGTATAAGTGCTGATAAAACTGAAGCTAGTTTAGGATGGGATTATTGGTTGGTAAAAATTGATGCGGCAGGCGAAATAGAATGGCAAAATACAATGGGCGGAACCGAATTTGATTATTTATATTCTGTGCATCAAACAGTTGATGGTGGATATATATTAGGTGGTCAAAGTTACAGTGGTATCGGAGGAGATAAATCGGAAAGCCACATGGGTGACGGGGATATATGGATCGTAAAGGTTAATTCCATTGGTGAAATAGAATGGGAAAATACGATTGGCGGTGCGCTTTATGAAAATATGTATTCGCTCCAGGTTACTAGTGATGGTGGTTACATTCTCGGTGCAATGTCGGCGAGCGGAATTTCCGGCGATAAAACGGAGGAATCAAATGGCGTTACTGATTATTGGGTGGTAAAATTGGATGTTGACGGAAATATTGAATGGCAAAATAGCATCGGCGGAGCAGGCACTGATCAGCTGTTTTATATAGAACAAACTTCCGACTATGGATACATTTTAACCGGTTCCTCTGCAAGTGGAGTAGGGGGTGATAAAACAGAGACCATTTTAGGCGGAAAGGATTATTGGGTGGTAAAATTAAATTCTAGTGGATCAATTGAATGGCAAAATACGATCGGCGGTGCGGCAGACGATAAATCCTATGCAATTCATCAAACTCCCGATGGGGGTTATATTGTAGGGGGCATTTCCATTAGTGATTTAAGTGGTGATAAAACGGAAAATGGAAATGGTGGTGAGGACTATTGGGTGCTAAAACTCAATGATATTGGAAACATCGAATGGCAAAATACAATTGGTGGAAATGGTGATGATGAATTATTTTCAGCAATACCTACAATAGATGGGGGTTATTTAATAAGCGGAACTTCTGACAGCGAAATGAGTGGTGATAAAGAGGAAGAAAATTTCGGAGAATACGATTATTGGGTTGTAAAATTATTTCCCGATGGAAGTATTCACTGGCAAAATACAATAGGAGGAACAGGTGATGATATACTTTATTTTTCAGCTTTGCAATCTGACGATGAGGGTTACTTACTAGGAGGTTACTCAACAAGTGATAGCGGAATAGATAAAACTGAAGATGCTTTAGGGAGCTATGATTATTGGATATTGAAACTTTATGGTGATGAATGTGTACCAGTAACGTATTACGCTGATACAGATGGAGACGATTTTGGTGATTTAAATAATTCGATAGATACCTGTTTTTTAATTGCCGGGTACGTTTCCAATGCATTGGATTGTGATGATTCTGATGCTTCAATTTATCCCGGTGCAACCGAATTACCGGATGGTATCGATAATAATTGTAACGATACCATTGACGAAGGGCTTGTTGAAATTCTTAATGTTTTGGAAGGAAATCATTTTAATATTTATCCTAATCCTGCAATAAATAATTTCATAATTGAGCTAACAACCACTTTAACGGAAAATTTAAATGTTGAAATTTATAACTATGCAGGTCAGGTAATTTATATAAAAGAGATCCAACACTCTATCACTAATATCGAAATGGATGATATTGCCAGTGGTATTTACTTTATTCGGGTTGGAAACCATAATTCCTATTCAGAAAAAAAATTAATTATCGAATAA